TACACGAGTCCAAATACTACCAACTGAAAAATATGAGTGCGAATCCTACATGAGTCCGACTCCTACTAATGTTTTGGCAACCCCTCCGGCACCCTGGCCTTTAAATCCAACCGTGGTGGGTAGAGGTACACCGCAATCCAACACTTTCAACTCCAATCCACAACCATCCATGGCGGCAAACAATTCTTCAACATCGGCAAAAGAAAAGTCATCAGGTATGTTATTTATCTTCTCTCCGACAAGATTCTATGTTCTCTGTTCCCCTCCGTAGAGTTGCCTTAGCAAGTACCCACCAACTCTGCATGACAACATATATAATTATTAGAACGCTGAATTCATTATACGAAAATTACTAACCAatgccaaaagaaaaatagcacGCAATCTAATTTCCATATCACTGATGCAATGTTTCCCAACAGGTCAGTGTGTACAAGAACCAACGAAATCTATGAGCTGCAGCTACACAAACTCGGGTGACGATGATCAGGACATGCCAGTTCAAATTGACGTTACGAGCCCAGCACATGGTCCACAGTATGATACAGCTCATAacatgagaaaagaaaaaaatcgaGCAAGACGAGAACGTGATAAAGCTCGGTGAGATATCATAAAACccgagaagagggaggagattaATGCCCGTAGAAGAGACAGCATTAAACCGCAGGAGAGAGAGGCAACAAATTCGTGTAAAAAAGCCAGCCTTACACCCGAGAAGAGGGGGGAGATTAATGCCGTAAGAGAGCCTCTTATGCCCGTAGAAAAGCCAGCCTTACACccgagaagagggaggagattaCTGCCCGTAAGAAGAGAAATGCACGTAGAGCAAACTCCAGGGAAAATAAGACGCTTGAAGAGAGAAATGCTCGACAGAGGGCTACCAGGCAAAAACTTTCAGTTCAAGATAGGCAAGGAATAAATTCCCAGCGAAGAGCACACAGGCAGGCAATACCAGCCTGGGAGAGACAAGCACAGCTAGCATGACGTAATGAAAAATTTGCCACCAAGAGGAAGACACCATGCACCTAGTCCATCGCAATGCACTGTCCTGATCCAGCTGCAGGAACATCCCTTGCCAGAGAACCAGGTGATTCATCACCGGCAAGCCCATCATCCAGCACGCCATCATTCACCATCAGAACGGACGGtaatataataataaaaaattagTGACCCACTTCTTATGCCCAgatctttccttttcttaagCTCGATCACATTGCAGGTAACAAGGAAACCTTCCTCAGGGATATCATGGACAAGGACGGCTCCTCAGATGACTTAATGTACGATGAGTCCTACGTGTTTGCCGGTGAATGTACGCCCCAGACTTCAAATATCATCGATTTAAATTATAAGATAATGTGTTTCtcttataaaaaaattatctcAATACCTACAGGTTCCGCGGACATGGATATTGACGAACCAGCGGATGCAGCTCCGGCAGGCGATAGCATCGACCCATTCGACTTCATCTACTCAAATATCCCAGACAACACCCATATCCTGAAGCACGCTGCGAACTGCGATCACTGTGGGGCCAAGAAGTTTGAGTACGAGAGCAAAGGATTTTGCTGTCGGAATGGGCAGATAGAGCTGGTAGACCCAGATCTAGAGCCCATCCCAGAGCTTCTGAAGCTATGGTCTAGCGCTGATACGGACTCACGTCATTTTCGAGACAGCATTAGGTTCTTCAACGGTCACTTCTCCTTCACAACCCTCGGCGTCAGCCTTGACGACAACTACACAAATATGAGGTCTGGAGTGTACACGTTTCGGGCGCACGGAACAATGTACCATAATGTGCATTCTTTCGGGGCTGGTTCGAAACCCGAACATCTACAGCTCTACTTCTATGACGACGACCCCAATCTAAGCCATCGAAGTGAGGCTACCAAGAACCTGGACCAAGATGTCGTCAAAAAGGTGGCCAACATCATGAAAGGTAACCCCTACTCCACGACGTTTAGGAATCTTGGTGCCCGTGCGGGCAGCCTCGCGGAGTACCGCATCGACTTGAACACCGACAAGAAGCTGGATCAACGGACATACAATACTCCGATTGCATCAGAAGTGGCCGCTATCTGGGTTGAGGGCACTGACTTGGCGAGGATGTTTGAACGCAGCATCACTCTATACGGAGACAATGATGAGAGGTATGTCATACAGGCTACACATGGCTGCTACGACCCACTCTCATACCCCCTCTTCTTCCCAAAGGGGTAGCTCGGGTGGCATCCCAACATCCCCAAATGAGGTGTGAATTGGGAGTTAGCACAACGGTCAAGGGACGACGACGATTCAGGTTGGTCTTGATGACATGATTTAGCATTTCAATTTGTATACCACGATGATAGATTTCTAATTCTCCTCCCACCTTGTTTTACAGAAGAGACAGGAAACCGTCTGTGCGTATCTATCAGGGACTACTACTGCTACAGGTTACAGACGCGCCCTGCGATATTCAACCCGATACTACACGGAGCACGCCTGTTCCAGCAATACGCAGTCGACATGTACATAAAGATCGAGGTCACTAGGTTGAACTGGTTCCGAGAACACTAGCCACAGATTCGAGCTGACCTATACAAAGGCGTCGTTGATAGCATTGCGGCCGGGGAGACTCGAGCGAGTGAGGTTGGTAAAAGGACGGTGCTCCCATGGTCATTCCAAGGAGGGGACAGATGTATGTATGAAGAGGAGGCACATCGACTCAATGGCCTTGGTGCAGAAGTATGGCAAGCCAGACATCTTCCTAACGATGACCTGCAACCCCAATTGGGAGGAGATagtcaacgaactgttcccaGGCCAGACTCCTCAGGACCGACCGGACCTCGTCGTACGGGTATTTAGAGCTAAGCTTGAAGCCATGAAATACATGCTTTTCAAACAACACATCCTCGGCGTTGTCACAGCATAAGTTTACGTGGTCGAGTTCCAGAAGAGAGGCCTTCCACATGCCCACTTCCTGCTTATCATGGATTCTAAATACAAGCTCACAGTGCCGGAGCAATATGACCGCCTAATCTCGGCCGAGCTCCCGGACAAGCACAAATACCCGGAACTTTACGCCATGGTCGTCAAGCACATGATGCATGGCCCGTGTGGTGTTCTTAAGCCAAACAACGTATGCATGAAGGACGGTTTGTGTAAGAACCGCTACCCTAGGCTGTTCAACAGTAACACCATCCAAGGGAAGGACTCTTATCCTCTGTATCATCGACGGGACAACGGTCACAGCGCTCATGTCTGAGGTCAGACTTTGGATAACATATGGGTCGTGCCGTACAACCCTTACCTCCTCCGTATGTTCAACTGCCACATTAACGTCGAGGTGTGCTCCAGCATAAAGGCAGTCAAGTATATTTACAAGTACATCTACAAGGGAGGAGATCAAACGTCGATGAATTTTGAGCAGCCCGACAGCGAAGGCAACATCGACGAGATCAAGAGATATATTGACGCGAGGCGGGTTACTCCACCAGAAGCTTTGTGGAGGATCTTTGGTTTCAACCTCTACGACAACTCACCGTCGGTCCTACAGCTGCCGCTTCATCTTCCGGGTATGCATATGGTATCGTTCAACGCAAAGGAGGACCTTAGAGACGTAGCCGCGTGGGAGAAAGCATCAAAATCCATGCTCACAGAGTATTTTGAGGCCAACAAAACATATGAGTGTGCAAGAACCATACTATACAAGGATTTTCCAGAATGGTTTACATGGCAGGAGATAAGTATTGGAAGGAAAGGAAACAACGACCCCAAGTAGGACGAATCGTGTCAGCCCATCCCGCGGAGGGAGATAGATACTATCTAAGGGTGCTGCTTAATTAACCATGTTGCAGGTTGTACTTCATTTTACGACATGCGAACGGTTGACGGTGTCCTATGTGAAACCTTTCGGGAGGTTGCCGAAAAGAGGGGTCTTATCGAGGCCGACAACGCACTCGACGAGTGCCTATCGGAGGCTGAGCAATTCGCGGTGCCATCGTCGCTCCGAAGGCTCTTCCAAACAATATTGGTATTCTGCGAGCCCGGCGATCCGCGGGGTCTCTAGGATAGGTACCTCAAGGGAATGTCAGACGACTATAGACGGTCAATCACTTGCCCAATCACGGTGGAGCAGAAGGTCTTGCTTGACATCAGAAGAATGCTGCAGTCCATGGGCAAAGAAATAACGTCATTCCCTCTTCCGAAAACGGATGAAACATATGAAGACATTGGCGGCGAGGCTAGGGAGATCATCGAGGAGTCCAGTATCGCGGTCGACATTGAGGACACTTCTCTAGCATCCTCCCTTAACCCTGAGCAGAGGTCTGCATACGACGAGATACTTGCGGCTGTTGACAGCGGAACTGGAGGAGTGTTTTTTGTCGACGGGCCAGGAGGCACCGGGAAGACATTCCTGTACAGGGCCTTGCTCGCTAAACTCAGAGGTGAGGAGAAGATAGCAGTGCCTACGG
This is a stretch of genomic DNA from Brachypodium distachyon strain Bd21 chromosome 1, Brachypodium_distachyon_v3.0, whole genome shotgun sequence. It encodes these proteins:
- the LOC104582052 gene encoding ATP-dependent DNA helicase PIF4-like, translated to MSDDYRRSITCPITVEQKVLLDIRRMLQSMGKEITSFPLPKTDETYEDIGGEAREIIEESSIAVDIEDTSLASSLNPEQRSAYDEILAAVDSGTGGVFFVDGPGGTGKTFLYRALLAKLRGEEKIAVPTATAGIAASIIPGGRTTHSRFKIPLNIVDGASCSFTKQSGSAKLLRMASIIIWDEATMTKRQVSLIPFSSISSE
- the LOC104582051 gene encoding uncharacterized protein LOC104582051 is translated as MALVQKYGKPDIFLTMTCNPNWEEIVNELFPGQTPQDRPDLVVRLTVPEQYDRLISAELPDKHKYPELYAMVVKHMMHGPCGVLKPNNTLDNIWVVPYNPYLLRMFNCHINVEVCSSIKAVKYIYKYIYKGGDQTSMNFEQPDSEGNIDEIKRYIDARRVTPPEALWRIFGFNLYDNSPSVLQLPLHLPGMHMVSFNAKEDLRDVAAWEKASKSMLTEYFEANKTYECARTILYKDFPEWFTWQEISIGRKGNNDPK